Within the Cololabis saira isolate AMF1-May2022 chromosome 22, fColSai1.1, whole genome shotgun sequence genome, the region CAAAGCGGCGGAAAGTCCCTCTGACAGGAAAACGAAAGTAAATCCAAAAGGCTTTTTGTAAGGGTGAATCAGCCAAATCATTTCACCTTAATTCATCCacgtctctctgcaggtggaaaCCTTTCGCAAGTCTCTCTATCATGAGGTTTGTCTGCCTTTTACGATGCACATTTATTTTTCCAAGAGCAGCGTCCTTCCCGCAGGTGCACACGTGACTCTCTTTTGTGTCTGCAGGCGGAGAATCTGTTCTCCAATCTGATCCCTGTGAAGATCATCCAGCTGGACGCCCTGCTCAAGGTTCATGTTCATCGTGTTCATGTTGTCAcctacacagtactcgagttgtataaaaaaatccggggggatggtggattttatcatatggggacagataatttgtgctgattacaaataatataatatattacaaataatagcagtgaccaaaccagctgcagaaatactacaggaatgacatagcagcagttaaatgcagccttctgtaagctttaaatatccactgggcttacataaaatacatcaaaacacaacaataaaaaacagtttctgaacttatcaatatgactctgtccttcacaggataagtaaaatggatcactgcaaaaactcaaaagtttaacaagaatatttgtcttatttctagttaaaatgtctcattttagtaaaagaaatcccattacacttaaaacaagactcatcactggaaaaaacaacaattttcacctgtttcaagtagattttcacttgaaataagtagaaaaatctgccagtggaacaagatttttttgcttgtactgagaagataaatcttgtcccactggcagatttttctacttatttcaagtgaaaatttacttgaaacaggtgaaaattgtcaaataagttatttttctggtgttatttttctggtgatgactctaaatgccatccccccctcatcccccctcaactcgagtactgcacctACAGATCCAGCAGGTCCTGATGGGACATGTCTTCATGTTTGTCTTTGTCTTTCCAGGATGATGCTCTCAGCATCACAGACATGTCCTCCCTGCAGGCCCCCCTGGACATCCCCATCCCTGACCCCCCTTCACCGGAGGATGAGGTGATCCGCTCTCCTCTGGTCCAACCGCTGCATGTTTGCTTGTtttcacatacaaaaacattaaaacagttTACATAGATTCAGTAACTGTGATGGAGAATGGCTAAAACCCCTCCAGGGGCTCACGAAGTGGCATTCTCCAGGAATTTGTAcatttaaagataaaaaaaagtatcCTAATAACTGTCATACAGGTGAAATACAggaagaaaaatgtataaagataaGACATACATATAACaatagggtaaaaaaaaaacaccaagaatatacaggactgtctcagaaaattagaatattgtgatgaagttctttattttctgtaatgcaattaaaaaaacaaaaatgtcatacattctggattcattacaaatcaactgaaatattgcagtttaagattaagattcccagaatattaaaattttttgagataggatatttgagttttcttaagctgtaagccatgatcagcaatattaaaataataaaaggcttgcaatatttcagttgatttgtaatcaatccagaatgtatgacatttttgcattacagaaaataaaggactttatcacaatattctaattttctgagacagtcctgtaactcGGGTTCATGTAGCCGACCATATGGAAAGTATTTAGTGATTTCAGAGTCTTCTTAAATTTATGAGCAGACAAGTCACCTAGATATAATGGCAGAGAATTGTAAATCTTTGACCCTCTGAAGCCAATATTAAATTAGGTTTGGACTGTTGGTCTGAGGTCATTTGAACTGCGAGTGGGTTATTCTGGACCTGAGAATTATGCCTAAATAGGGGAAGGGTTCTCCCCAACAAGCCATGAACAAATAGACCAAATTGAAGATGATTGGCTTGAAAAACAGTGAGGATAGCTAGATGAATGTTTTGGCTGTACACAACATATTATTCTTAGAGCTCGTTTCTGCAGACGGTATAGAGGCCCAATCCTGCTGCTGGTTCTGTAAGGTTTACAGATGTTGTGCAGCATTAAAGTCAGTCTCATTCTGCTGAATCCCCATCTCCTAGGAAATGGAGACAGACAAGAGTGAAGAagatgagaagaagaagaaaggtaAGCGGTTTTGTTGGTAAACGACGGTCATGTGACAGGGAACGGATGCTTCAGCTGTCGTCTCTGTTCCTCAGCTCCGAAGTGCGGCTTCATCAAGGGAAACGAGAAGATCATGACGGTCCTGGAGCGGGTGAAGCCGGAGATCGTGGCCCTCAGGGAGACCATCGTCGTCGTAAGTGGACCAGTGGCTTTAAAAAGGAGCATTAACCTTTAACCATgtcaagtttttttcttttctttcatatttacgAGGGTCCAACTGAAAAAATAGTATTGAGTTCAtatgttttttacttcttcctactcctttttcgagcAGAACACATTTGCATATAcatatgtttgaaataaaagataTAAAATCAAATTAGGGACATACTACTTTAAAGTTGTGGGTTTAAATCCCTGCAGGTGTCCTGCTGGATTCAGCACCTCATCCCAAAAATAGAGGATGGAAACGACTTTGGAGTTGCCATCCAggtatatttcttcttaaaaagGACCATGtaagtttttatatttgttcgcAACTAGTGATAAACAAACATCACTTCTTCTGTTCGACGGCAGGAGAAAATCCTGGAGAGAATAGCAGCGGTAAAGACCAAAGTGGATGGCTTTCAGACAAACATTAACAAGTACGTCAGATGGACggcattttaaatatatatatttttttttaggtaATTGTTTGTGTCACCATCTTTGTTTTACTGTTCAGGTACTTCTCAGAGAGGGGGGACGCCGTCGCTAAAGCCTCCAAAGACACACACGTGGTGAGTGATTGGGAGTTTGAGGTTTATTTATTGAGACATTCAGGACTGAGAATCAGCTGTTTTTAGTAAGAAATAGATAATCACAGAGAAGTTAGATCATATTGAGGACGAGtacattattgttttgttttattaaaactgttGAGGATCATAGAAAGCTCTAACTGGTGTTGTTCCCGCTCAGATGGACTACCGCTCGCTCGTCCACGAGAAGGACGAGGCCGTTTTTTCTGAGATCAGAGTGATCGTCCTCGACATCCGTGGATTCTACGTAAGTCGGACCGAGAACCTTCATTTAACCCATGAAAGCATGTTTCATCAGCGTTCAGATAGAAGTATAAAACTGTCAACACGGATGTAAAACAGCCGCCTGAAGGAAACTTG harbors:
- the psme2 gene encoding proteasome activator complex subunit 2; the encoded protein is MSKAATLKISKASAVKVETFRKSLYHEAENLFSNLIPVKIIQLDALLKDDALSITDMSSLQAPLDIPIPDPPSPEDEEMETDKSEEDEKKKKAPKCGFIKGNEKIMTVLERVKPEIVALRETIVVVSCWIQHLIPKIEDGNDFGVAIQEKILERIAAVKTKVDGFQTNINKYFSERGDAVAKASKDTHVMDYRSLVHEKDEAVFSEIRVIVLDIRGFYAELYDIICKNLEKVTNPKGEEKSSMY